The sequence CAAGTACCACAACCATGCCAACTAAATTTGTAACCCTGGTTGACCAATCGTCGAGATATTTATAGGTATTACCTAACGAAGCGAGATCCCAATCatactccccaactctattcaAGTCATCCAATAACAAAACCCAACGTTTATATACTTTTCCAGTATAATGCGTTAgaagaaaatgaccaaaacaccaCATAAAAAATGCTCGTATCAATGTCACTGCACATTCAATATTATTCTGCCTTTTCTACTTTCAATGTAGTTTTTcaagaaaattaaggaaaatgtatTAGTCTTAGAGTCCCATGTACCATGATTTTTGATATCCGAAAAATACATCCAAAGCAGGATATGTTAGATCACTACCCAACTGCGGCATAACTACTGGTCGTTTACTAGGGTCACCAGTgggaattcccgttaacatgtaccaatctaaaggaaGGAGTCCAATCTCAAACTCCCGAAAATTAAAGCTCCTTGTACTTTTCCACCATCTCTCAGCTATGGCTTCAACTAAGGCTCTATCCCCATTGgcgaaatcaaactcaaaaacagaGGAAAAGCcacaattatcacaaaattgttgTGCTACCGGATTATCTTGCACTACAATATTATAATACTTTTAAATCTCTTTGAAACTACCTCTAAAGCTTACGTTGCGACAATATTTCGTAACATATTGACATACATGTGTATCACATTTCTTTGTCGAAACTATATCCAACTGGTCtagcaattcatccatacttgtactacaatcaataacaaagATGGAAAAAActatcattatcattcattttcatccatacaaactaaatCATCATTGTCATTCATTTTAATCATACTAATTTATCATTATAATTCATTATCATTCATCTCATACAActaaaatatcattatcattcattttcatccataCTCAATTCATCCATATTAAAGTATCATACaaattcattatcattcattttcatcatataactaatcaaattatcatacaaattcattatcattcattttcatcatacaactaatcaaattatcatacaaattataattcattttcatcacaaaaatcaaaatttcatttctattcatcacacaaaatcaaattaaatcccTGAAAAAaacatcacaaataatcaaattaaaccaTACACATATCATCTCCATCATCTTAATACCAAATATCAATCATCAAATTCATTGAAATCGCACCAAATACCAAAAATCATAAACCTTAAACCTTAAACCTAAAATTTAAATTTATTACCTTGAATGATTTTGTGGATGGAATCGCACCAACCCACCTTCAATCAATCACAAATCGGATGATGCACAAACCCACGGGAGGAATTTGTAAAACAACTTCTAGAACTCAAGATCTCTGAGAAATGATTGAAACGATTTTGAGAGAGAACATTTGAGAAGAACTGTAATGGGGGAAAGGTCGAGTCATATGAGAATGTATCGAGTCTTCTCAACGCCGAACAGAGCGGCGCGTCAACTTAGTGGACTATGGTCAAACGCCGCTTGATTCGGCGTTCTCCAACGTTTTACTGTTCGGCATTCAACGTCGAATTGTTAGGCGCTTCGCTGCTATATTGGCCATCCCCTAGGAGTTAGGAGCTTTCCCTATCTGACATGCATGACCAATCTAGCATCTaaatatctagcccataggacttagcctaacagaatttggtttcatcaaacaaACAACAAATGGAATCTGGTTtcatctaaaaataaataaatctggtTACATCAAAAGACAACAACTGAAATTTTGTTACATCGAAAAAAAATAACTGAAAATGATGTAActagatttggtttcatcaaaaaaaccaGAAATAAACACGGCCAACAGAAAACATAAGAAATAAACACATTCAAAACTGAACCGTGAATTTTTTGAAAATACAACCATGAATTAGTTTTTAATTGAAATCAAATGAGAACCGAACCTAACAaatgaaacctaaacctaatcatTTGATTCACATTCaattgaaatttttttgaaacataACCCGTTAAAGAATAAGAATTGATACGATTTATTACCTTTTGGAGCTggtttcaaaattttctttagcttttcatctttctttttctcctgTTGACTTCGTTTCTTCACCATTTTTGCTGTTTTAGATAAATTAAGTCAGAAAATTGAAGCGAGTTAAGTAAGAATTTGGTTCAATGGTTGAAGTAAGTAACCATTGAAGAAGACAAGAAGGGAAATTGAGAATCAGAGGTTTTTTCTATTGGATGAATACAAATctgatatttttggattttgaGAGAGTTAGAGCAGAGGTTTTAATGCAGTTTTTGTCCGTCATGGAGGAAGATGCATGTTGTGAAGCAATAAATATGTGAGCGGTTTTTTTCCTGTTTTCTTTGGACTAAATTAGGAGAGGAGTAGTTTAGACTGTTAACAATATTTGGGGTTTTTATATCATTTTTGTTTGGATAAGTTTTTTGTGGAAGAATAATAATATCATTGGGATTATAAGTCGCGGCGCATTTACAAATAGGCAATGAGGGAGGCGGATCCCGTTGACATGAGCTTTTCTCAAAGGATCTGGAAGGCTCATCCTGGCCATCAGATACAGATGGAAATAGAATATGTTGACGGTTTGGATTTTCTCAAAACTGTTCGAAATAAATTGATCCTTTTGATCTCTCCTCTTGTTCTTCCATGAGATAACACAAACATCTTCGATTTGTTTCATTAATGCATTAATAATTAATACCACCTCCGTTTCATTAATGCATTGATCCTTTTGATCTCTCCGTTTCTATTGGTAACAATTAATCACAATTATTATGGATGAGTTGGGCAATTAGCTAGCTAGTGGGCATGTCGCACGACCTTTTGACTCTGTATTGTTTTGAAGTTTTCTTTCGGAATAATGAAGAAATTATGTTTTGTTTGATCATTATAATTAATTAGCTAGaatgtcatatatatatatatatattttgttcaTATCTATTAGGCTAGTTGGTGAAGATTAATTATTGTTGATGACGAGCTAGGCAGTTTGCAAGTGGACATGTGGCTCGTCCTTTAGACTccattgatttttttcttttagagcaACGAAGAAGTTTCATTTGGTTTGATCATTTCGATTAGGAATGCCAAATAGGtatagttgagattaaatatagaAATTCTTGTTTAGAACTAGCTACTTGAATTAAAGAAGTGATTTTTTTATTCAACGGACCTCCGTGTTGGAAAAGCTACAAAACGTATGattgaaacagaaaaaaaaaacaccatcagaaataaaaataaaggaaaaagataCATTACCTGAGAGTCGAAAtcgaagaagcagcagcagaaaaaaaaaactcatatcACTATTACGCGGGAATTAATCGAGCATGTCATCATCCAATCGAGCTGCCATGGCAAAAACACTCCCTCACCATGTCATCATCCAATCAAACGACAACAATAGGTACGCGCGCTTCGACAGTGGGAATCAATTATTACCTAATGCCCTCCGGTTTGAGGGAGAGTATAGTTTCGGGATCGAAACAAGATTCGAAGTAGTCCCTGCTACCACAACCACTGCAACTGGATTCGTCCATATCCGGTGTTTGCAGAACAACAAGTACTGGTCAAATTCCGGTTATTGGGTCACTGCTACAGCCGTCAAACCTGAAGAGGATACGTCTAACAAAAATTGCACGCTCTTCCAGCCTGTTTTCTTGAAACTCAACGACAACAACCACCATGTCGTTAAGCTCCGGCATGCAAATACCGGCAACTTGGTCAGGAATCTCAGGATGCATAACGATAAGAATGATTATAACGGCTGTTTGACTTTAGGGCCTAAACTGCTGCAACCAGACGACGACAACACTGATGTGTGCACCTTCATCGACTGGGAATCTGTCGTCATGTTGCCCGACGTTATCCGGATCAAGGGTGACAATGGAAACCACTTGAGGGCCTACGCCGATGGGTTTATGGACTTCCAAAGCAAAGCCGATAATTCCTCAATGTATGACTATGAGGTGTCTCCAACTCGTGACGGAGGCATACGCCTGAAGAATACTCATTTTGGAACCTACTGGACGGATATGGATTCTGTTTGTTTTGTACGGTTACAGAAGGCTGACCACGAAGACCATGATACAAAGACCATCTTTTTACCGGTCAAATTTGATGGCAACCGCATCCGCATACGAAGTTTCAAGAACGGGAATTTTTGCAAGAGATATGATGCAAGCTACTGGAGTTATTCTAACAAGACCTGCCTCGCCACAACTTATAAATATGGGGAGCAGCCGTGCCACATGGAGATCGAGGAGCCTGTTTTAGCAAGGACCATCTCTAATGTCATATATCAACTTACTAGTGCAAGGATTTACGATGAGAGAACTGACGCACTTATTACCGACgattcaagaaacaaaactctgCATCCCCAGACGTCAGAAGTAAATCTTAAGACGACAGTTACCAATACAACGAATTGGAGAACCAGTGTGTCGATCAAACAAGGTGTCAAGATGACTGGTACCTATGGTGTTCCAAAGGTAAACTCTGGTTCCTTAGAGATTTCCAGGGAGGCTACAAAATCTTGGAATCAGGAAAAAACGGAGACAGAAATCATCGAAGTTGGGTGTGTGCGAACTGTCACTGTACCACCGATGAGTAGAGTGAAGACGAGTCTAATGGCGACACGGTGTTCGTATGACATACCCTTCTCGTACACTCAGCGTGACGTTCTGATGAACGGGAATACAAGAGTTTGTACAAAGAACGATGGCCTTTTTAAGGGCGAGAGTGGGTACAACTATAACTACGAGATGGATGAGCTTTCTCTCTAGTTCTAGTAGAGCTCGCTTGGTCGATGGTAATGGGTTGACTTACCTAATTGCAAGCATATATGCATGCACCTCAATTTGCACGCAATGACTTTAATTTGCTTGTTTGGTATGCTGTTCTTCGTTGCTGCGGTGTGTTGTGTTTTTCATTTCGAAACCCAGCATATCAATTGTTTGTTTATAATTTTGGAAGTTGATGAAAAATGTTTATCGAGAAATAATCACTACCCGATCATAAAAGCAGATACGAGACAAAGTTTataagttgaacaaatctttatATGGTTTTCGAATAAGCACGTAAATATTGACATacaaatttgatcatgtgataatgagtagtggatttaagttaatgatctgacaagtatatttataagtaacttgttaaggatgcctgtgtgattgtatacttgtatgttgatgatattcatATGCTTGATATAAACGTAGATGTGATTAAtgccactaaaaacatgcgctgaatgagaacacttacttgaaagacttaggtCATGTTGATGTGACTTAGGGATGAGTATTAGAAGATAATCGAatatttatagtcttagtcattctcattatatTAAATTCGTGCTTAAGATATACAATCAttctgattgtaagcctgcttgtactccttATGATTCTTCTTCtagactcaagaaaaataagggtaatggagtatcttaacatgaatactcaagagttataggttaTCTGATGGATTTAATGAAATGTAAGAATCcatacattgcctatattgtaaGTAAGTTAAGTAGAAATACTTGTAGTCCAGGCAAGAGCATtaggatgcacttagtagagtattacagTGCCTAAAATACtatattaccttttgtttgattaatgaaagatatcttgctgtccttgtgggactttgtgatacaaattggacagttgactcagaggagtctttaAGTCTACGAGTgattatgttttcactctagcaggagggtttgtttttggaagatttccaaagaGACAttttcaattcattatggaatctgagagtattgcgttagataaagcacgagagggggacgagtgcctaagatgctttttagaagacatttctctctggcataggcctttGCCAGCTATATTAATTTATACATTATGTTAGCCAaactataatagctaaagctaaaaataactaatctcagtcgacgttatttccattgattggagaaagtccaaggagaatatcgcgcaacctttgacgaaagtttTATCTAAAGAGATAGTTCAagatgcatcgagggggatggggattaagctcataaattaaacttgccatgaaggatactcaaacttactgactggagatcccaagatcaaggtttcgaatgagacaactaatttgtggtaggtAAAGGTATacagaatttcattctctgtcccttccttatggtgtagacgtgatagtgtgactgcatgtgaaggatgacttttaagaagtcttaatgagttctatagtttcaatttaagattgaagtggggtgtagcagtagcactctttatggaaactcatctatctgaatgaggaagtggggatGCTTCCTATATATGAGCTTTGATTTTCTAGGGCATTCcgagaaacatgatatgtccaaggacaaattggacaaaacggctcgatcttggcagcaaccttggagatatcatctgTGGTCGTTATCGCGAATTACTTCAAATTCTAGCAGTTCaatacatagttcactgtctctagcaagtattttcggtaatatctcactaagcaaaggttcaagacctcatggacacctctgcctaaaatagTATTTCCTGcactttttatgtgatttttcagttttgatggttttggtattactggaattTAGGACCTAatggtcactaagggttcactagttcatgttttttcactttggtgaaaggaacctttagtctcacttatGAGGAACTAAatatgaaagctctctatactatatgatttttgcaaggggtcaacacactgttgtgtgagggagatgacgttggaatcgctagtatgacttcaacatgcacgatctgtcTGTCTGTTTCAGTCAGCTCGGGTCTTGatattgggttgttgatttaccaagatctatatagggttttcatgttttattgtgtTTTCATTCATGCGGGGGATTGTttgaaaacgattaataaaatatgatttttaaagttttaataaaaattataatttattgttttcttttgtgaacgaaaaacttattagtctcaCACCGTGAAGTTTCCACTTTTaggttgttttaagagactatataagaattttagtcccacatcggggagctgctcttcttaagttgtatttgtcaactatataaacaaattcactatttttgtaaaatttatGGGAAAGGCGATTCTCTATTTTTTAaagagacccccaagggaaaatattttattgtgATTTCTTTAATTTTCGCGATTTTCCATAAAGtatttttcggagttgccaagctcaagtcgagcatctactacatatgctagtagtaggtgtagtagggtgttttatcctagaGATATCCGTTCTATGAGGTCTATAGCATcattcttgagtgtagccgggcgctaatatctttagggaaacgtgttgaacacgtgactcactctgttttcaaAGTTTTACCTTGATATTCTTGCGGAGATCTGGGGAGCTCGGCCGTTTCGTCAAATCTATCACtacattataaaggagctaagtatcaataacttttgcttatttaatttttccttttttattattattgcaCCCCACATGTATCAAAATAAAGTGAAAGCAGGCAAGTACTATAGTTGTCCTGTGAGCATGTGTTTGTAATTTGAATGTATTTGTAATGGAAATCTATTAGTACTTTGGAAGGAATTGCAttcctaagagcaaccacagtcatcgactataaccaaaaatttggtcgAAAACATAGACGCTACAGAGTGGACCATCGATCAAATACCAGATCATCGATCAAATACCAGACTATATTTGATCGATAGTTTGGTTTTGATCGGGCGTAATTTAAGACTATGCCCGACGTCAGACGCAAATATTAGTTGCGCCccaattttttttgttataataagtTTTGAGTGGGGCGGACTTTATACCTCCACCccataaaaaaaaattgcttttGAGTGGGGCGGGATTGTTTGCCTCCgccccataattttttttttattcgacCTCGTTTCATCGGGCGCATTTTATACTTCCGCTCCaccaaatttagtcttctacCACTGCGTCACAcaacggactaaacccaaatttaatCGTTTTTTTTACTCTTTGATCTTTGGGTTTGATCGCACCATTACAATTGCTCTAAGAATTAATTTAACTTTTTTACATAGGATTCATTTGTCCCATTAGGTTTAAGAAATTGGGTGTATTCCCTAGAAATTGGATTACCCAGCCTCCAATTCCTTAAAACGAACATGTTGTAATGGTACAACTATATTTATAAATTTAAGACAATCGTGGAATTTCCTCGTTGGTTCCTCATAATTCTGTACTGTAGTATTTGAATGCATTCACATATTCCTCTCGGCTGAACAATCATAAATATCTTAGCTAGGTTTCCAAATAATTGTAGTATTGTACTAGTGTTCAAGACGAAAACTACTTCCAACCATAATGTTGGTAAATGATAAACAATACATTGATACAATTGGTTGGCAGATGAAAAATTGGTTGAGAAAATAAAAACTCTACTGATGAAGTTGTATGGTTATAAGTTGATATCACAGCAGTCCCGGCCTAACATATGCATTGATTTTACTTCAATAATACAATGTGGAAATTTCTGACTAACCCAGATGTGATACCTCTTTCTTTTAGAAACCCATCATTAAAATCATATATATGTATAACCCCAAATCCTAGATCGACGGTCAAAATTATTAGCTTAAGATTGAATTTAGGTTTTCACATTTTTATGGAGACTAAATTACCCTTTATAAATTAATAATATGTGTTattaaaattttcttttacgGATAATTCCATTCTTAATCGGTTAACATATTCTTTTAACCAATTATTGGTAAAATTAACTTCCATAATTTTCGGTCGGTGTATAATTTtttaagaccaaaatcaataattcctgggtgaaaaagatatataagatttgatactgtttaaatggacaaaattttaaaaatagacaggatgtaaaCAGTATCATCCtgctaaaattttaaaaatacacAGGATGTAAACAGTATCATCCTGCCCAAAAATAATTTGGTGTCCATTTTACCCATATcaatttttacttgtccatttgaacCCTGTTTTAAGAATATTTGGACATTTAACCCATTTCCCACTCTTGTTCAAAGTCTCCTCCGAATAAAACTcctttcttctaaatcatcaaatCCACTTCGTCCTTTTTTCTCCATCTCCCTACAGGAAGTATCCATTGCAAAAGAGAATTCGTGAttaatgattcttcatctccctATAGAAAGTATCATTGCAAAAGAGAATTCGTGATATCAATGAACCATAACGTGCCCAAGGTGATCTTTATACTTTGAATCAGTGAATATTGTACACAAGAGCCGTCTCAATCCCATACATGAAAAGGTAAAGCTTTCAGTTTATTTTTCCACTTGCAAGCTTTTCCATGATTGATGAATCATAATGAATCCCCGTCCCCGgtgatctttttcttttgtataataCTTTTCATGTTGGCTTTAGAAATTTGATTACAAGTTTCTTAAACTTATGGCTTCTCATTCTCGTTCGTTCAGTTCCGATATTTAACCATttttcttaattgtgtttttacTTGCAAACTTGTCGATAGTTTGACTTTGAATCCATGTGCGAaaagttattttcttcttcttgttcggcTGAATACTGAAAAAAAATTATATGTTCCAGTTTTAGTCTTGATTTAACCCATTTGTTTGCTTGGTTTTAACTTTGCTGTAAGTTCTGATAATAACATTTTCAAATAATGGAGGACAAAACCAACTCCAAACTCGCAAACAAGAGGcatgttgaagatggtggtgaGGCTGCTGTTGGTCGTTTTTATAAATTTCCAAAGAATGAATCCGAAGCggaagaaatatcaaataaggTAGATGAGGAGGGCTACGTATATATGGAAGCTAAATGAGAGCATTAAGAGAAGTGTCTATGGATCTTTCAGATTTATATGCTTTTGGAATAACATGTCCATCCACTTATAGTTACGGTGAAAATTTATATTCACCCTTGAATTtggaatgaaaaattcctttttcaCATTTGATTAAGTGAAAAAATGTATTTTCGTTTCTGTTATCCAAGTGAAAATTTCTTTATTCACCTATTTTGAAAGTGAAGATTTGCGTTTTCTTCGGATAAATTTTGAGAAATATTCATTTTTCATGTCTGTTTAGAGTTAAAATTTTATATTTTCAC comes from Papaver somniferum cultivar HN1 unplaced genomic scaffold, ASM357369v1 unplaced-scaffold_158, whole genome shotgun sequence and encodes:
- the LOC113337035 gene encoding uncharacterized protein LOC113337035, with product MSSSNRAAMAKTLPHHVIIQSNDNNRYARFDSGNQLLPNALRFEGEYSFGIETRFEVVPATTTTATGFVHIRCLQNNKYWSNSGYWVTATAVKPEEDTSNKNCTLFQPVFLKLNDNNHHVVKLRHANTGNLVRNLRMHNDKNDYNGCLTLGPKLLQPDDDNTDVCTFIDWESVVMLPDVIRIKGDNGNHLRAYADGFMDFQSKADNSSMYDYEVSPTRDGGIRLKNTHFGTYWTDMDSVCFVRLQKADHEDHDTKTIFLPVKFDGNRIRIRSFKNGNFCKRYDASYWSYSNKTCLATTYKYGEQPCHMEIEEPVLARTISNVIYQLTSARIYDERTDALITDDSRNKTLHPQTSEVNLKTTVTNTTNWRTSVSIKQGVKMTGTYGVPKVNSGSLEISREATKSWNQEKTETEIIEVGCVRTVTVPPMSRVKTSLMATRCSYDIPFSYTQRDVLMNGNTRVCTKNDGLFKGESGYNYNYEMDELSL